The region CTACACATCTATGCAATTGTATCCCAATTGGTAGAAAGCACTTTGTGTTGGAAGGCATTAAGTGTGTTAGAAGCCCTTTTACAAAGTTGCAGCTCATTGACCCGTTCTCACTCCCATGATATTGTATCATTTGAAAATGGAATTAGTGGAACTGAAGAAACGTTTCTTGCTCCACAGACCTCATTCAAGGCTCGCAGCGGCCCCTTGCAATATGGTATGAGTTCAACACTGGTCTCAGTTTCTACACCAGGACAGGGTGTGTCAATCGAGTCGCAGAGAGAGGTAACTTTACAGAATAATCGTCTGTTTCTTGGACGGGTGTTAGACCGAGTGCACCAACAAGGCTGTGAGAAAACCGAAACCGATGTTCAATctttcactgcagtaaaaaatAAGATTAACAGCAAAGCATTAAAATCCAGAAATTTCCCAATTTGGGATTAAGGTAAAAGCGATTAGAAAAAGCTAAGTTCAGAATACCTTTTCAAATTGCAGCATCAAACAGGACCAATCCAATACTGAAAACAAAAAAAGTGTTTTGGCAGCAACCTCTTTTGATCTCTGGAGACCAAATTCGAAACCCTAGCCTGTGAGGATAAAAAGGGGAAGACGAAATCAAAGGGAGGCGGATTGAAAAAACGGAGCAAACAGAAAAACCCTAAATCTAAAAATCAAAAACAAACCTATTGGGAAGAGGCGAAAGAGGGAGGTCAGAGATTCGTCATTGTTGTTGccaccgccgaaggtgagcttCTTCGTTTCAACCATTGGATTCATACACAATTTGAGTGAGGTTGAGGGTATTTGAGAGTTAGTACCGCGCATGAGAGAGCTTTGTGAGATTGAGAGAATTGAGTGAAGCGCGAGATGGAGAGAGGAGGACGATTGAGTTCGTTTGCGTCCTCattcctttttcttttctttatttttttgctttattctttttaaaaaaaaaacagactTTTAAATCCCATTAAGTGAATGTTTAGAGTTTTTAAATAGTCATTAACTGTGGTTTATTGTGATTTATTGGTTTAGGTTCTAGTTAAATGTTTTTTAATATTCCCAATTCCTAACCTCTAAAAtccaacagccaggcggctggaTTTTTTGGGGTAATCCAATAgtcttttttattattattattattttgggtttattttctttaaaaaatttgTTCCAATCTTTTCTTGGTTTATAAAGCCTATTTGACATTGTAAATAACAACTAGTTAGTAAGTGGCCCGGTGGAGAGGAGTGGTGTCTAGGTCTTTAGTGTAATGGGTTCGATACCCCTATGTGtagttttttctttttaacaTCTTTCTTTTACGTTTATGCTTTATTACTCATagtttttattattgtttaataacatagatttgttttttttcttttaattgcatcatgtgttcgaaaccatttgaaaactataaaaaaatcatactttcctcgatttaatatcgagcccttttttcacacccttgtaagtcgattgctttttaagcatcgccatcaacctcacatagcttactcttgggctttcttacaatgagccggttctcttgcacttacactcatgcattgcattatttgttgtttgggcctgatttaattatttcacgattttttaatccccatttaacaagatgtaccccacttccccaatgtgtatatatttttgtatttgtttttatttctctatttgttttagatgctaacacaagaataaaaccAACCGtttcaaaaaaatacaaaaatatgactcgatccaacgtcgagtattttctcaataaacgaatcaattcatttctccctcctattctattctATTTCtttcaaacttcatcaaatgcttgatccaacgtcaagccatttgttctgataaaaactcaaaaaaatattaattcatatttaagatctttccaataaaggtggaaatggaacatggtgtataccatgcactcctgaggttaagattcgagacgtatgcctcgccaatcttaactctcgccatcgtctaaaattgtcaatgtggtttcgtcaaaccctttctcaatcaaatctaagatacctaaatcttatttaacacttttccaataaaggtggaaatagaacatggtgtataccatgcactcctgaggttaagattcgagacatatgcctcgccaatcttaactctcgccatcgtctaaaattgtcaatgtggtttcgtcaaaccctttctcaatcaaatctaagatacctaaatcttatttaacacttttccaataaaggtggaaatggaacatggtgtataccatgcactcctgaggttaagattcgagacgtatgcctcgccaatcttaactctcgccatcgtctaaaattgtcaatgcggtttcttcaaaccctttctcaatcaaattccaaaatacttaattcctatcttgacctctttcaataaagatggaaatggaacatggtgtataccatgcactcctgaggctaggattcgagatgtatatctcgctcatccaagttctcgccatcactcaaaatacatccaaccgatcaaactcttttctcgccgccgtgcgattaatcaaaaacctttttcataaacgaaagatatattgtcttaagtgatacaaaacaatgtttcggccacgattgttgagtagagataactgacgcttttccgaatgtagatttataaatccgttcgatgtgtggtatgcgtccactcctcatctgttttgggtaaaacaatgttttcgtcgattaatacagtatagccttcgctaaaatcgatcaacaaacaaacatttttctacccagaactacgtaagccttgacttctcttttgagatacgtaggagtaggatttttaaatcttgtcaggcccactaataaaaaacttaggtttagtccttcgtcaaaaatccaaaaacatttcttctcttttctattctttctttcccacctaataactgaaaagcctaacacttcaaactaacattaatgcacacaactgacctaatggttcccgttgagtacaacggacgtgaggggtgctaataccttccccttgcgtaatcgactcccgaaccctgatattggttgcgatgaccatatcttatcctttcttttgtcttgggttttatcgatatttcccctttcctttttaggaataaataaagttcggtggcgactctgttcagtccatcattgcgagcgtgcgatcgcgcttcgctttgaagtcgtatccccatttttccgaggtgcgacagatggcgactctgctggggatccacccaatccctaagcgagtcaagcctagttaggacgtttgtgtgcctttgtttgtttaattttatggcttttcccttatttattgcttttaatatctttattgttatattgatatatgttgtatattggttctattgcgattgttggtacttgggtatttgattgcaaaccatgtgggaaagactctacacccgagtctagagtgaaaaaacataagataggacgatggttgagtagtacggactcccgaggtgaatacttcgtaagggtcggtacgagaacctcacttagagtagattcttttgtAAATATTatcgcccgaggtgtatacctcgtaagcgtCGATGTTTCAAAGgagtccatgactctaaggaccttttagaacattaaacctttggccaactagaaatgatggttgcgtagtatggattcccgaggtgtatacttcgtaagaatcgatacgagaacctcgctcagaatagattccctagatggagttgatgaccggaaagtattttccgtaagtGTCAAACAGTCTTTCGAATCCATGACTttgagtaccctgtctagaacccagtcgatggttgcgtagtacggactcgcgaggtgtatacttcgtaagagtcggtacgagaacctcacccagaatagattcccttgatggagttgacgaccgggaagtatttcccgtaagcgtcaaacattcttgtgaatcaatgactctggggatcctttgtaacaaaagccctagatcatacccggtgagaaccccaTTTTGtaaaagcaatcaaatttatccatacctcgGAACTTTGAAcctaaaaaaaaaaacattgcatccattcattcattgcatacgcataaaaagcaaaactcttagttgtttcgcattatttcaggaatccaagacttgttagcaagatgaatcctgagagaagaggcacttttcagttcaaatacaagaCCGTGGACCTTACCAGCCTACAGAAGTTGAGTGCCAAAATAACACCactcaaactcaacagcttcgtacaaaactatggaagaattctggacatcctgaatgagaagatggacatgatgaccgcagtgactattgctcagttctatgatccacctctacgttgtttcacgttttctgacttccagttggctcctaccttggaggagGTTGAGAGGATCGTAGGCCGGAACTTGAAGGACCATAACCCATTTCCTAAGCTCGATGAAGATATCCCCCCCAAGAGAATAGCTTCAGCTTTGGGTCTGAAAGTTGCCGAAGTCGTGGATAATTGGGATGTGAAAGGACCTTTCAGTGGtttttctaggaagttcttggaagatcaggccaagaagatggaaaaagaagGGGATTGGGAATCCTTTTATGCTGTGTTAGCCGTGTTGATATATGGGATAGTcctcttcccaaatattgaccattttgtggacCACCTGGCGGTGAGAATTTTCCTCTCTGGTAACCCTGTACCGTTCCTCTTGGCAGATCTCTACTACACTCTCCATGATCGTCATGAGAGGAAGGGAGGAATTGTCTTATGTTGCGCGCAGTTGTTGCACGCCTGGTTTAGATCCCACATGcccgaagaaggtccttttgtcTCAAAGGAACTCAAGCCCTTCCAGAAGTTAGCTTCCCTCACTTCCAGTCATGTTAAGTGGTATATCAGGGATTGGGAAACCGAGAATGTGATTGTCAGCATTGGAGACTTCCCCAATGTGCCGttgataggaaccaagggttgcatcaactataaccccaTGTTATCTCTAAGGCAACATGGATACCCTATGAATGGCCCTCCAAAAGCTGAAGCTCTAGAGCCTTTCATCTTACATGGTATTGAAGCGGATCATCCAATGGTGAAAAAGATCAAGAGGTCTTGGCAAGCAGTTATCAGGAAAGGTAAGGAGTTGGGTAAGAGAAATGTCATTGCCCGAGAGCCTTACACTTGTTGGGTTAGAGAAAGGGTTCAGATGATTAAACTCCCTTAtccatttgatccttctatctatcCATTGGTTCCTGAGCCAAAGcccatattacctgaagatgtagaaaagctcaatgcccgtatcaaggagttggagttggaaaatgctgatttgagaatcaagctTGGCCGAGTCTCGATAGAGAATGGGAATCTGAAAGACGATCAACAAAAGAAGGACAAAGAGCTTGAAGTCTCCAACAAAAGAGCCAGAGAGTCTGAAGCAAGGAGGGAAAAGTTTGGACAAGCGCTCTATAGCACTAAATCTGTGTTCAAATCAAAGGAAGAGGAGTTGGATAGAGCTTTACTCCGGATTCAGAAACTCAACAAGACTCTAGAGCTGACCCTTGAGATGAAAAGAGAAGCACGACTAATTTCCGAGATTCGTACTCGTGAGCTGGAGAATACCATTCAGAAATACAAGGATACTCTGGAACGTGAGAAGCTGAAGACCGAAGAGTCAGAAAGAGTGTGCACACGGTTGAAACATCATTTGGATCGAGCCGATGCTAGAATCCAGGCACTTGAAGGTGGGGATCAAGATGCTGCCTATATGGTGTTGCTAAATGAATGCagatattggagaaacctctatagggacatagagGTGACAAAGGCTGAAGACGTGCGCATTATCCAAGATCTCCAAGGGCTCTACACTGAGTGAAAGGGCAAATTTCTGAAGCTGTCCGGATTTGCGAGTTCCATCATGCAAGAACTACCTGAGAAGCTGCAAGaagctgattggtgcatgtgtccagaaaacaccccgcatcaagtctataatttcattaagttttgtaaggcaatgttataagggttaactaccgaccttgctacggttcggaaagcccataaaccatgagcacgttgtttgtatttgaacttgAATATGAGATTAATGAAAAATCACTTTTGAGATTCGTTTTATTGTGTTTCATTGCCTTATCATTttaaatatttgcaaacaagtgttgtgacattttgaaatgaatgattgaaactaaccaagagttttgcaaacaaaatgcatccatacatgcattcatgcattttcaaaactagagtctcattctgtcctttcttcctccagtttcacgctgaattttcaacaccaatATAATACTCGTGCCCGAGCTCGTCAAAGGATGGCAGATCAAGAGCATGAATTGGAGCGAGTGAGCTCAGAGCTCGAAGACCTGCGTGGAAACATGGGTCAGGTCATGGAAATATTGCAGGTCATCAGGGCAAAGTTAGACACCCAAACAACGGTTGTTTCTGAAATCGCAGGTCCAtcgattgaaccccaacctgcgaGGGCGGTACCAACAACCTGGCCAACCTATGGTTTACCTCCCGGTTTCACGCCTACAGTTGAAGGCGCCCCTGGTTTTGCACCATCTGCTCAGCAGACAGCTCCTCTACCGACCATCAATGAAAATCATCCAGTGGTTCACACGTTCGCACCTCCTCTCGTTCGTGCACACGTGCAACCCTACTTTGAGGACCAACAACACGCTCCAGACTtttcagatgaagatgaggaaaggcAGGAGGACCTAAGAGGGATGAAGGAGAACTACCAGCTGCTTGAGAAGAGATtgagggctatggaaggtgaccaagtttttggtgctacAGCTAAGGAGATGTGCCTGGTGTCCGGTCTTGTGATCCCTGCAAAGTTCAGGACCCCAGATTTCGATAAGTATGAGGGCCACTCGTGTCCTAAGAGTCACCTcattatgtactatcgaaaaatggctgcGCATGTGGAGGATGATAAACTcatgatacattgcttccaggacagcttgaggggtgctccctccaagtggtacttaagccttgataAGAGTAGGATCCGTTGTTTTCAAGACTTATCTGATGCCTTCATCCAACAttacaagtacaacatggatatggccccagataggagACAACTActcagcatgtcccagaaagacaaggagtcttttaaggaatacgcgcaaagatggagggaagtggcctcgcaagtcgaaccacctctggctgagaaggaattagcggattggttcatggatacaaTTAAACCTGTGTTTTATGAAAGAATGGTAAGTAGTGTATCTGTAAGTTTCTCTGACCTGGTCGCTGTAGGCATAAAGGTCGAACTTGGATTAAAGAATGGAAAGATGACGactacctctgaaacatctggtagtaatgccaaaaagtttcctggaggatttcaaagaaagaaggagggGGATACGAATGCAGTGTCAACCAGTCAAAGAAGGAGTCAGTCATGGAAGAAACAACACCAATTTTCTCAACAACAACCAGCTTACCCAGTCCAATATGTTCAACAACCATATGTGGCAGCAGTCACACCAAATTTTAACCAACCACAAGCTTCAGTTTATCAACCTGTTCCTACTCAACAAGCGCCGATATACCAGCAGGCACCAGCgccacctgcttatcaacagccGAGGGCACAGGCTCCTCGTCCACAAAATCCTCAAAATCAAAATAGGGTGCAGAGAAGTAGACTTCCgtttgcttcaatccctatgacatacactgaatTGTACCCGTCATTGCTACAGAAAGGTCTAGTGACGCCCATatctttgggtcctccaccaaatcctttacctccagggtacaatccagatgctcattgtcctttccatgggggtgcccctggacatgatttagaaggatgttatgctttaaagcatattgtgcgagacctggttgagaagaagattctttcatttcgagacgtcggacccaatgtcaagaacaaccCTTTACCAGCacatggtgatgttaatgccgTCGAAGATGCTTCTGATGTGTGTGTAATCAAGAACGTAgaagatgttaaaactccgtTGCTAGCACTTCATGCAGGATTGGTGGGGGCTAGATTGATTGATACTTGTCACGGTAGCTGTGAGGAATGTGCCATTCGGCCAAAAggatgtaaagtggtacgaaATGACATTCAGAATTTGATGAATCAAGGTGTTTTACAAATTTCTGGTCCAGCAATAAATGAGGAAGTTTCGGTCATTGAACCCGTTTTTAATATACCAGAGCCGTTTGAGGTAACTTATCACAGAAGAGATGATGTTCATCCGTCACCTGTGGTGGTATGCATGCCTACACCATTTCCTTTTGAAAGTACCAAGGCGGTACCCTGGAAGTACGACATAACAGTGGTGGATGGAGTGGTAGATGGAAAGCCCAAAATTGCTGAAAGTAAGGAAGTtttggagaatgttgacaccgACATCACCAATATCGCAGGAACAAGCAggatgacccgcagtggtcggatttatactcccaattttgatgtgaaccctcaagagccaacaaggggagctgcaaatgtaaatcctaccccagaacagggaggggcacagccggctgtgcaaacagatgaagcaagtgaCTTCTTAAGAATAATAAAGAAAtctgactacaagatagttgatcagttacatcaaacgccatcaaaaatatctatcttgtctttgcttctgaattccgaagctcatagggaggctctgctaaaagtgcttgctcaggctcatgttacccaagatatcacggtcggccaattcgatggagtggtcgccaatatcacagcttgcaacactctaagcttcagcaatgaagagctaccCAAAGAGGGGAAGAATCACAATCGTGCTTtgcatgtatccataaagtgccaagaagatgctttggccagagttttagttgacactggatcatccctaaatgttctaccaaagagggcactCGCTAAATTGTCCTACCAAGGTTCAGAGTTGAAACCTAGTGCGCTTGTggtgaaagcatttgatggttcaCGAAGGACAGTAGTTAGGGAGGTAGAGTTACCGATACAGATtggaccgcatgtattccccatcaatttccaagtcatggacataaatccagcttatagctgccttttgggacgcccatggatacatgctgctggggcagtaacttctactctacatcaaaagatgaagttcgttgtcgataacaaactcgttattgtctcaggtgaagaggactttatcatcagtcaactctcctctttccgttatattgaggctgatgaggatgccttagaaacCTCCTTTCAAGCCCTTGAAATATCCAATGCTACACTTGAAGAGGTTAAGGATCCTGTTGAGAAAGCTGGCTTGTCATTCGCCTCTTTGAAGAGCGCAAaatcagcagttgaaagtggaggccctgcaggttgggggcaagtcatcaacgtcaatgagaaaaatgaccgttttggtttggggtacaagccttctaCTAATGGAGGAGCCCTGGTCCCTACAAAGGACCGTGTGCGGAGCATACAAGAGGTTTTCCTGAGCAAAGCATTTATCCATGGAGATCAAGTTGGTGCAGtggaagatgacactgaagatggagaaACATCAAATCTGATATACCGATGTGAGGCAGCCCTGACAAACTGGGAAGcggttgagattccagaagtttttcctgtgtcaaagtaattgttgttttcctttgtgttttttgaaaatccttagctctgcccaaggctaatggatcatttgtagggccccttttgaatttcaaaaaaatcattatgacaaataaatAGTGTTTTGTTCAAAATCTTGTCGTTCATTTTATCTgttgtttttcttaaaatggcaatcctttcagaaaactacaaaaatattttttttacttcttttgcattttttttatttgcatttttctaaaaaaacccatcattaaaaaacatgcagaataatcaataaactagttgaattcgatgaccccgctacttcctataattttgaactccccatctaccaagcggaaggggagagtgaggaagattgtgatttcccagaagaactggaaaggatgctcgagcacgagtcaaaggcccttcagccacattaagaaccagtggaaacaatcaaccttggcaccgaGGAAGACAAAAAAGAGGTCAAAGTCGGGACTACACTTGAGGCAAGCATCAAggaaagattgatcaagttgctatatgaatatgtagatgtatttgcttggtcatatcaggatatgccaggtttagatactgatattgtggtccacaagctaccactacagccagattgtccgccagtgaagcagaagctccgaagagcaagacccgacatggctctaaagatttgtgacgaggtgaaacgtcaatttgatgcaggttttctagcagttgcaaagtaccctcaatgggtagccaacattgtgccagtacccaaaaaggatggcaaggtcaggatgtgtgttgattatagggatttaaacaaagctagtccgaaggacgatttccctctgccacatattgacactctggtagacaacactgctaagtttgcagtcttctcctttatggatggattctcgggttataatcaaatcaagatggatccagaagacatggaaaagaccacattcatcaccccttggggaacattttgctataaggtaatgccattcggtctcaaaaatgctggggcaacttaccaaagagcaatggtcactcttttccatgacatgatgcataaggaaattgaggtttatgtggatgatatgattgcaaaatctcaaagtgaagaggatcacatagaccacttgcaaaagctatttgagcgtcttcggaaatttcgactacgactgaatcctgctaaatgcacctttggtgtccgatctggaaagttgcttggtttcattgttagtcaacgaggaattaaggtagatcctgacaaggttagggcaatacaagaaatgcctgctccgcgtacagagaaagaagttagaggattcctgggacgtttgaactacatctctaggtttatatctcacatgactgctacgtgtgaacctatattcaagttgctcagaaaagatcaagcagttgaatggaattctgactgccaaatggcttttgagagaatcggacaatacctgcaagagccccctattctaattccacctgttcaggggagaccactctttatgtacttaactgtgcttgaaaagtcaatgggatgtgtgctgggacaacatgacgaaactggtcgaaaggagcatgccatctattatctaagtaagagatttaccgattgtgaaacccgatactcactcttggagaaaacttgttgtgctttagcatgggccgctcgtcgtctaagacagtacatgatttgccacactactttgttgatctcaaaaatggatccaataaagtacatcttCGAAAAGCCCGCTTtgactggaagactcgcccgttggcagatgttgctatccgagtacgacatccaatatgTGTCTCAGAAAGCCATAAAAGGgagtgtgttgtctgattacctggcaaaccagcccgttgaagattaccagtcgttgaagtttgacttcccggatgaagacattatggtagtgaaagactgtgaaatcccaggacttgatgaaggacctaagcccggatctcggtggaagctcatgtttgatggttcctccaattgcatggggcatggcgtaggagctgtcctgttaaatccaaatggtggatacactcctttcacagcaaggttgtgttttgattgcacgaacaatatagcaaaatatgaggcgtgcatcctaggcattgaagcagcaattgatctccgaatcaaaatccttgaagtatgtggagactcagccttggtgatataccaagtcaagggcgaatgggaaacccgtgataccaagttgatcccatatcgtgcctatgtcatggaattgataaaatactttgacgaaatcactttccgtcatatcccaagaactgagaatcaaattgctgatgctttggctatgttggcttcaatgtaccaagtcagattccataatgaagcacctctcattcagatcgagcggaaagttgagcctgcctactgccagtcagttgaggaggaagccgatggtaaaccctggtttcacgacatcaaatgctttttgcaaaatcaagaatatccaatAGATGCcacaacccttgacaagaaaacattgaggaggttagcatccaaattcttcttgagcaatggtgtgttgtacaagagaaatcacgacatgattctgctcagatgcgtggatggacgtgaagcggacctgttgatcaaggagattcatgaaggatcctttgggactcatgccaatggacatgccatggccaagaagattttgagagctggttattactggttgaccatggaatccgactgcttcaattatgctagaaaatgtcataaatgccaaatctatgccgacaaggtacacgtgcctccgacTCTACTAAATGTTTTGACGTTACCTTGGCCTTTCtcgatgtggggcatcgacatgattggcgccatcgagcctaaagcttccaatggtcaccgcttcatcctggttgccatcgattactttaccaaatgggtagaagccgcctcttatgctaatgtgacaaagcaagtggttgcacggtttctcaagaaagagatcatttgccgttatggaatcccaagccggatcatcacagataatgggacgaatctgaacaataagaccatgaaagaattatgcgagagcttcaagattgagcaccataactcttcaccatatcgtccaaagatgaatggcgctgttgaagccgctaacaaaaacatcaagaagatcctgcagaaaatggtaaaaacctataaggattggcacgaaatgctacccttcgcattgcatggatatcgg is a window of Lathyrus oleraceus cultivar Zhongwan6 chromosome 6, CAAS_Psat_ZW6_1.0, whole genome shotgun sequence DNA encoding:
- the LOC127094984 gene encoding uncharacterized protein LOC127094984, producing the protein MADQEHELERVSSELEDLRGNMGQVMEILQVIRAKLDTQTTVVSEIAGPSIEPQPARAVPTTWPTYGLPPGFTPTVEGAPGFAPSAQQTAPLPTINENHPVVHTFAPPLVRAHVQPYFEDQQHAPDFSDEDEERQEDLRGMKENYQLLEKRLRAMEGDQVFGATAKEMCLVSGLVIPAKFRTPDFDKYEGHSCPKSHLIIFCRTHYEYFTVYKNCNIVCAGYKKPFSASETPPPPLIANASPTLRVALLKQHQFNSNGN